Part of the Streptomyces antimycoticus genome, GCCTTGCGGTGGCCGATCAGCCGCGGCTTCTGCTCCAGACCGTCCAGACCGTGCCAGGCCAGATTCACCAGATGCGCCGCCACCTCGGCCTTCTTCGGCTTACGGACGTCCAGCCACCACTGGCCCGTCAGCGCCACCATGCCCACCAGCGCCTGCGCGTACAGCGGGGCCAGCTTGGCGTCGAAGCCGCGGGCCTTGAACTCCAGGCCCAGAATGTCCTCCACCTGGGTGGCGATATCGCTGATCAGCGAGGCGAAGGTGCCCGTCGACTGGGCGACGGGGGAGTCACGGACCAGGATCCGGAAGCCGTCCGTGTACTCCTCGATGTAGTCCAGAAGGGCGAAGGTGGCCTGCTCGCACAGCTCCCGAGGATGGCCCGCGGTCAGCGATGTGGTCACCATGTCCAGCATCCGCCGCATCTCACGGTCCACCACGACCGCGTACAGCCCCTCCTTGCCGCCGAAGTGCTCGTACACCACCGGCTTGGAGACCCCTGCCTTCGCCGCGATCTCCTCCACCGACGTGCCCTCGAAGCCACGCTCGGCGAAGAGCGTGCGACCGATGTCCAGCAGCTGCTCCCGGCGCTCCTTGCCGGTCATCCGGACCCGGCGGGGCCGCCGGGTCCCGGATCCGGAGGGCCGGCCTGTCCGGCCCCGCCGGTCCTTTTCACCGCTGGTATTACTGTCGGTCGCCACACCCTCCATCATGCCGCTCCGACGGACTCCTCCTGACGGCGGGAGTCGATACGGGCCTGGCTCGGCCAGCGGACGTCATAGGCCCAGCCCGCCTTCTCGAACCAGCGGATGATCCGGGCGCTGGAGTCCAGCTGCCCCTTCATCACCCCGTGCCGGGCGCAGGTCGGATCCGCGTGGTGCAGGTTGTGCCAGGACTCGCCGCACGAGAGCACCGCCAGCCACCACACATTGCCGGAGCGGTCCCGCGACTTGAACGGGCGCTTGCCCACCGCATGGCAGATCGAGTTGATCGACCAGGTCACATGGTGCAGCAAGGCCACCCGAACGAGGGACCCCCAGAAGAAGGCGGTCGCCGCGCCCTGCCAGGACCAGGTCGCCAGCCCGCCGATCAGCGGGGGCAGCATCAGGGAGACCAGCGTCCACACCACGAACTGGCGGGAGACCGCCCGGACGGCACCGTCCTTGATCAGATCCGGTGCGTACTTGTGCTGGGACGTCTGCTCCTCATCGAACATCCATCCGATATGTGCCCACCACAACCCCTTCATCAGAGCCGGAACGGTCTCGCCGTACCGCCATGGGGAGTGCGGGTCGCCGTCCGCGTCGGAGAACTTGTGGTGCTTGCGGTGATCGGCCACCCAGCGGACCAGCGGCCCCTCCACGGCCAGCGACCCGGCGATCGCCAACGCGATCCGCAGCGGCCGCTTCGCCTTGAACGAGCCATGAGTGAAGTAACGGTGGAAGCCGATCGTGATGCCGTGGCAGCCGATGTAGTACATCGACACCAACAGCGCCAGATCCAGCCAGCTGACCCCCCAGCCCCAGGCCAGGGGAACCGCCGCGACCAGCGCGACGAAGGGGACGGTGATGAACAGGAGAAGGGTGATCTGTTCGATGGAACGCTTGCTGTCCCCGCCGAGCGTGGCGTAGGGAAGCGGGGCCTCCTGGGCCTTCGGCGTGTCGTTGACCACGTCGGGGCTTGCAGTCATGGGATCCCTCGTGGGGCTCGGGGCATGGCTACGGATCCGTAACCTACGGCGTCGTAAGTAT contains:
- a CDS encoding acyl-CoA desaturase; this translates as MTASPDVVNDTPKAQEAPLPYATLGGDSKRSIEQITLLLFITVPFVALVAAVPLAWGWGVSWLDLALLVSMYYIGCHGITIGFHRYFTHGSFKAKRPLRIALAIAGSLAVEGPLVRWVADHRKHHKFSDADGDPHSPWRYGETVPALMKGLWWAHIGWMFDEEQTSQHKYAPDLIKDGAVRAVSRQFVVWTLVSLMLPPLIGGLATWSWQGAATAFFWGSLVRVALLHHVTWSINSICHAVGKRPFKSRDRSGNVWWLAVLSCGESWHNLHHADPTCARHGVMKGQLDSSARIIRWFEKAGWAYDVRWPSQARIDSRRQEESVGAA
- a CDS encoding TetR/AcrR family transcriptional regulator → MMEGVATDSNTSGEKDRRGRTGRPSGSGTRRPRRVRMTGKERREQLLDIGRTLFAERGFEGTSVEEIAAKAGVSKPVVYEHFGGKEGLYAVVVDREMRRMLDMVTTSLTAGHPRELCEQATFALLDYIEEYTDGFRILVRDSPVAQSTGTFASLISDIATQVEDILGLEFKARGFDAKLAPLYAQALVGMVALTGQWWLDVRKPKKAEVAAHLVNLAWHGLDGLEQKPRLIGHRKA